The following proteins come from a genomic window of Oscillatoria salina IIICB1:
- a CDS encoding alpha/beta hydrolase — translation MNTNLPRSLPFTAKLGIFLFNLGVCLTSTAMLPVKAAERIYLSVGPLEFSISVNALEEYAKEGTIRGELANYAKYLTPEQLEQLRTILTTRADLTPLAVSQFFYSNQGQLILRRVGEIIQTKARQPGFYAIRSALILAAADEGEGLTPLNVLKKFPTEGILIRSDRGFEIIDQLSSIIQNTNLAIAKIETQSQAEVSPEILESFATLPDLRQPGNVAYETQTLILSDRSRGRIFPTDLYVPQQPQSSPLLVISHGLGSSRETFEYLAKHLASYGFAVAVVEHPGSNAQQLQQLASGLANEVTPSRELIDRPLDIKYLLDVLESSYSQQIRTDKVGILGQSYGGYTALAVTGAEFNYEKLQSVCPPLNSLNLSLLIQCQADTLPDLNYNLQDERIQAAIAINPLTSTIFGEDELSDIEIPLMIVTSSADTVAPALAEQIIPFTWLNNQEKYLVLLKGGTHFSALGSSSEEGVPVPEQAIGPDPQVAQEYIQALSVAFFATYISDLLEYQVYLSPAYAQFLSQDLLPLSLVENLILENLGE, via the coding sequence ATGAACACAAATCTGCCACGTAGTTTACCTTTTACAGCTAAGTTAGGAATTTTCCTCTTTAATTTGGGAGTTTGCTTGACTTCTACTGCGATGCTTCCTGTAAAAGCAGCAGAACGTATTTACTTGTCTGTCGGTCCGTTGGAATTTTCGATCTCGGTAAACGCACTGGAAGAATACGCCAAAGAAGGTACGATTAGGGGAGAATTAGCTAATTATGCGAAATATTTAACTCCAGAGCAACTCGAACAGTTACGAACAATTTTGACGACTCGTGCAGATTTGACTCCCTTAGCAGTTTCCCAATTTTTCTACTCGAATCAAGGTCAACTAATTTTACGACGAGTGGGTGAGATTATTCAAACAAAAGCGCGACAACCGGGTTTTTATGCAATTCGTTCGGCATTAATTTTAGCAGCCGCAGACGAAGGTGAAGGTTTGACTCCTTTGAATGTGTTGAAAAAGTTTCCGACTGAGGGAATTTTAATTCGTTCCGATCGCGGATTTGAAATTATCGACCAGTTAAGTAGTATTATTCAAAATACTAATTTGGCGATCGCGAAAATTGAAACTCAATCCCAAGCTGAAGTTTCCCCAGAAATATTAGAAAGTTTTGCGACGCTACCAGATTTGCGTCAACCTGGTAACGTTGCTTATGAAACACAGACTTTAATTCTTAGCGATCGTTCTCGCGGACGCATTTTTCCTACTGATTTGTATGTTCCCCAACAACCTCAATCATCTCCTTTGCTGGTAATTTCTCACGGACTTGGTTCGAGTCGCGAAACTTTTGAGTATCTCGCAAAACATTTAGCTTCTTATGGTTTTGCTGTCGCTGTTGTCGAACATCCTGGTAGTAATGCTCAACAGTTACAACAACTTGCTAGTGGTTTAGCTAATGAAGTTACTCCCTCACGAGAATTGATCGACCGACCTTTGGATATAAAATATCTTTTAGATGTCTTAGAAAGCTCTTATTCACAACAAATAAGAACCGATAAGGTGGGGATTTTGGGTCAATCTTATGGAGGTTATACTGCTTTGGCTGTTACTGGTGCTGAGTTTAATTATGAGAAGTTACAAAGTGTTTGTCCACCTTTGAATTCGTTGAATTTATCTTTGTTAATTCAGTGTCAGGCTGATACTTTACCAGATTTGAATTACAATTTACAAGATGAGAGGATTCAGGCTGCGATCGCGATTAATCCTTTAACTAGCACGATCTTTGGTGAAGATGAGTTGAGTGACATCGAAATTCCTTTGATGATTGTTACTAGCAGTGCAGATACTGTTGCTCCGGCTTTGGCTGAACAAATTATACCTTTTACTTGGCTGAATAACCAGGAAAAATATCTCGTTTTGCTTAAAGGGGGAACTCATTTTTCTGCTTTGGGTAGTTCGAGTGAGGAAGGTGTCCCAGTCCCGGAACAAGCGATTGGTCCAGATCCTCAAGTTGCTCAAGAGTATATTCAAGCTTTAAGTGTGGCTTTTTTTGCTACTTATATTAGCGATCTTTTGGAGTATCAAGTTTATCTTAGTCCCGCTTATGCTCAGTTTCTTTCTCAAGATTTGCTTCCTTTGAGTTTGGTGGAAAATTTAATATTAGAAAATCTTGGCGAATAA
- the rpaB gene encoding response regulator transcription factor RpaB, producing the protein MENHKGKILVVDDEAAVRRILKTRLTMVGYNVLTAADGHEALDIFASALPDLVVLDVMMPRKDGYEVCQEMRKESDVPIIMLTALGDVSDRITGLQFGADDYLVKPFSPKELEARISSILRRFQKKNSLNGNLPNSGVLQVGTLYVDANKRRVYLGNELVRLTEIEFNLLQLLVENSGEPVSRADILRKIWGYSPQARADLRVVDVHISRLRGKIEEDPRNPEFIITERGTGYSFQRLVSLPQAAGA; encoded by the coding sequence GTGGAAAACCACAAGGGAAAAATCCTCGTGGTAGACGACGAAGCTGCCGTCCGCCGTATCTTGAAAACGCGCCTAACTATGGTTGGTTACAACGTCTTAACCGCCGCCGATGGTCACGAAGCATTAGACATTTTTGCTTCTGCGTTACCAGATTTAGTTGTTTTAGATGTAATGATGCCCCGAAAAGATGGTTATGAAGTTTGCCAAGAAATGCGCAAAGAATCGGATGTTCCGATTATTATGCTTACTGCTTTAGGGGATGTATCAGATCGAATTACAGGGCTACAATTTGGCGCCGATGACTATTTAGTAAAGCCTTTTTCACCGAAAGAATTAGAAGCAAGAATTAGCTCGATTTTGCGTCGGTTTCAGAAAAAAAACTCGCTCAACGGTAATCTTCCTAATTCTGGAGTTTTACAAGTTGGTACGCTTTACGTTGATGCGAACAAGCGCCGGGTTTATTTAGGTAATGAACTGGTACGACTGACGGAAATAGAATTTAACTTACTACAACTTTTAGTGGAAAATTCTGGGGAACCTGTCTCTCGTGCTGATATTTTGAGGAAAATCTGGGGATACTCACCACAAGCACGTGCAGATCTACGAGTGGTTGATGTGCATATCTCTCGTTTGCGAGGCAAAATTGAAGAAGATCCTCGAAATCCAGAATTTATTATTACTGAGCGTGGTACAGGTTATTCATTTCAGCGTCTTGTGAGTTTACCCCAAGCCGCAGGTGCTTGA
- the argF gene encoding ornithine carbamoyltransferase — translation MGNLKGRDLLRMTDFSPEEIKQLLALAKQLKNQEISLKCPKVLGLLFYKASTRTRVSFSVAMYQLGGQVIDLNPNVTQVGRGEPISDTARVLDRYLDILAVRTFQQADLETFASYAKIPVINALSDLEHPCQVLADLLTIQECFGSLSGVSVAYLGDGNNVAHSLLLGCVQMGMNIRIACPPGYEPDRSIVEEAKEIAVDNAQIELTQDAKAAVKQAQVIYTDVWASMGQESMADARIPVFQPYQVNEELFADADPNAIALHCLPAHREEEITEAVLEGSHSRVWDQAENRMHAQKALLASLLGAET, via the coding sequence ATGGGAAACTTAAAAGGACGAGATTTACTCAGGATGACAGACTTCTCTCCTGAAGAAATTAAACAACTTTTAGCCTTAGCCAAGCAACTGAAAAACCAAGAAATCTCACTTAAGTGTCCAAAAGTTCTCGGACTGCTTTTCTACAAAGCTTCCACGAGAACTCGTGTTTCTTTTTCTGTGGCTATGTACCAACTTGGCGGTCAGGTTATCGACCTAAATCCTAATGTAACCCAAGTTGGTCGCGGCGAACCAATTTCTGATACTGCGAGAGTTTTGGATCGCTATTTGGATATTTTAGCGGTACGCACGTTTCAACAAGCGGATTTGGAAACTTTTGCTAGCTACGCGAAAATTCCGGTTATTAATGCTCTTAGCGATTTGGAGCATCCTTGTCAAGTTTTAGCCGATTTATTGACTATTCAAGAATGTTTTGGTTCTCTGAGTGGGGTTAGTGTCGCTTATCTTGGTGATGGAAATAATGTCGCACATTCGTTGCTGTTGGGTTGCGTACAAATGGGGATGAATATTCGTATTGCTTGTCCTCCAGGTTACGAACCAGATCGTAGTATCGTTGAGGAAGCGAAGGAAATTGCGGTGGATAACGCGCAAATAGAGCTTACTCAGGATGCCAAAGCCGCAGTGAAACAGGCTCAAGTAATTTATACTGATGTTTGGGCGAGTATGGGACAAGAATCTATGGCTGATGCGAGGATTCCGGTTTTCCAACCTTATCAAGTTAATGAGGAACTTTTCGCTGATGCCGATCCTAACGCGATCGCACTTCATTGTCTTCCTGCACATCGCGAAGAAGAAATTACTGAAGCTGTCTTAGAAGGTTCTCACTCGCGAGTTTGGGATCAAGCTGAAAATAGAATGCACGCTCAAAAAGCTTTACTTGCTAGTTTACTAGGTGCTGAGACATAA
- the truB gene encoding tRNA pseudouridine(55) synthase TruB, whose amino-acid sequence MLGFLNLNKPAGLTSHDCVAKVRKMLKIKRVGHGGTLDPAATGVLPIAIGKATRLLQFLPTAKAYHARIRFGVKMTTDDLEGEIIATKSTADLSLEKIEPHLSNFLGKIEQIPPAYSAIQREGKRMYELARAGEKVEVPSRIVEVTKLEILAWYPGEFPELEVAINCGGGTYIRAIARDLGEAVGTGGTLVNLMRTESCGLNLADSLTFEELSDRLTEGTFELTSPEQVLSHLPRVTLASSEAKRWCQGQKINLSQEKKSSLFVQVYGEESFLGIGEIVASEKEQLLLPKVVLAS is encoded by the coding sequence GTGTTAGGTTTTCTTAACTTAAACAAACCTGCTGGATTAACATCTCACGATTGCGTCGCCAAAGTGCGAAAAATGTTAAAAATTAAGCGAGTTGGACATGGTGGAACCCTCGATCCGGCGGCGACTGGTGTATTACCAATTGCGATTGGCAAAGCAACCAGATTGTTACAATTTTTACCAACAGCAAAAGCTTATCACGCAAGAATCCGCTTTGGTGTAAAAATGACTACTGACGATTTAGAAGGAGAAATTATTGCTACTAAATCAACGGCGGATTTAAGTTTAGAAAAAATTGAACCTCACTTAAGTAATTTTCTCGGAAAAATTGAGCAAATCCCGCCAGCTTATAGTGCAATTCAGCGCGAGGGAAAGCGGATGTATGAGTTAGCTAGGGCTGGGGAAAAAGTGGAGGTTCCGAGTAGAATTGTAGAAGTAACGAAACTGGAAATTTTAGCTTGGTATCCGGGGGAATTTCCGGAGTTAGAAGTAGCAATTAATTGTGGTGGGGGAACTTATATTCGGGCGATCGCTAGGGACTTAGGAGAGGCAGTAGGTACTGGCGGAACTTTGGTAAACTTAATGCGTACTGAAAGCTGTGGTTTAAACCTAGCCGATAGTCTCACCTTTGAAGAATTATCAGATCGCTTAACAGAGGGAACGTTTGAACTAACTTCACCAGAACAAGTTTTGTCTCATCTCCCCAGGGTAACTTTAGCTAGCAGCGAAGCAAAACGCTGGTGTCAAGGACAAAAAATTAATCTGTCTCAGGAAAAAAAGTCTTCCCTTTTCGTTCAAGTTTATGGAGAGGAAAGCTTTTTAGGTATTGGGGAGATAGTTGCATCTGAAAAAGAACAACTTTTGCTTCCAAAAGTCGTTTTAGCGTCTTAA